One segment of Thamnophis elegans isolate rThaEle1 chromosome 16, rThaEle1.pri, whole genome shotgun sequence DNA contains the following:
- the LEO1 gene encoding RNA polymerase-associated protein LEO1 codes for MADMEELFGSDADTEPEQKDSDSGSDSDSDRENTGSVSNVSGSESDREDDQDALKPSNKELFGEDSEDDGGSHNGVSHHSGSDNQSERSYNHSEGSAHSEHEDNDQSEIEQHSGSEAAHDEEDDEDRRSEDGSHHSEAEGSEKAHSEDEKWGGEDKSDQSEEDEKLLNSDDEKLQNSDDEKLQNSDDEKLQNSDDEKLQNSDDEKLQNSDDEKLQNSDDEEQVQHSDDEDKNSDDEERTLISDHRKERMDQSDEEDERPQLSDEEKLQNSDDEERPRHSDEENMQNSDDEDERAAHSEEEKLLNSDDERPQHSEDEERHLSDDEEERGHKSESPRISDSDDDIPQMKSKKRIASDSEMESDAEGQKNNRDAMDLFGGADDISSGSDGEDKPPTPGQPIDENGLNEDQQEEPIPETRIEVEIPKVNTDLGNDLYFVKLPNFLSVEPRPFDPQYYEDEFEDEEMLDEEGRTRLKLKVENTIRWRTRRDEEGQEIRESNARIVKWSDGSMSLHLGNEVFDVYKAPLQGDHNHLFIRQGTGLQGQAVFKTKLTFRPHSTDSATHRKMTLSLADRCSKTQKIRILPMAGRDPESQRTEMIKKEEERLRASIRRESQQRRMREKQHQRGLSASYLEPDRYDEEEEGEEAISLAAIKNRYKGGIREERARIYSSDSDDGSDEEKTQRLLKAKKLNSDEESEPSGKRKAEDDEKVSKKQKKYVISDDEDEDM; via the exons ATGGCCGACATGGAGGAACTCTTCGGCAGCGACGCCGACACGGAACCGGAGCAAAAAG ACTCTGATTCTGGATCTGACTCAGATTCGGACCGGGAGAACACCGGCTCCGTTAGTAATGTTTCCGGTAGCGAGAGTGACCGAGAGGACGATCAAGATGCTTTAAAACCCAGCAATAAAGAGTTGTTCGGTGAAGACAGTGAGGATGACGGTGGGTCTCACAATGGTGTGTCTCACCACAGCGGCAGCGACAACCAGTCGGAACGCTCCTACAATCATTCCGAAGGCTCGGCGCACTCTGAACACGAGGACAATGACCAGTCAGAGATCGAGCAGCACAGTGGCTCAGAAGCTGCGCACGATGAGGAAGATGATGAGGACCGCAGGTCAGAGGACGGTAGCCATCACTCTGAGGCGGAAGGATCCGAGAAAGCCCATTCCGAGGACGAAAAATGGGGTGGAGAGGACAAGAGCGATCAGTCGGAGGAGGACGAGAAGCTCCTGAATTCAGACGACGAGAAGCTCCAGAATTCAGACGACGAGAAGCTCCAGAATTCAGACGACGAGAAGCTCCAGAATTCAGACGACGAGAAGCTCCAGAATTCAGACGACGAGAAGCTCCAGAATTCAGACGACGAGAAGCTCCAGAATTCAGACGACGAGGAGCAGGTTCAGCATTCCGACGACGAAGATAAAAACTCAGACGATGAAGAGAGGACCCTGATCTCGGACCACCGCAAGGAGAGGATGGACCAGTCTGATGAGGAAGACGAGAGACCCCAACTTTCTGACGAGGAGAAGCTTCAGAACTCGGACGATGAGGAAAGGCCGCGACATTCCGACGAAGAAAACATGCAGAACTCGGACGATGAGGATGAAAGGGCGGCCCACTCGGAAGAGGAGAAGCTTCTGAATTCAGACGATGAGAGGCCTCAGCACTCAGAGGACGAGGAGCGCCATTTGTCAGACGACGAAGAGGAGCGCGGGCACAAATCAG AATCACCAAGAATCAGTGACAGTGACGACGATATTCCCCAAATGAAGAGCAAGAAGCGAATTGCATCCGATTCCGAAATGGAAAGCGATGCGGAAGGGCAAAAAA ATAACAGAGACGCAATGGATTTATTTGGAGGAGCAGATGATATCTCTTCAGGAAGTGATGGAGAAGACAAGCCACCAACACCAGGGCAGCCTATT GATGAGAATGGTTTGAATGAGGATCAGCAAGAAGAGCCTATTCCTGAAACACGGATAGAAGTAGAAATCCCAAAAGTCAACACAGATCTGGGAAACGACCTGTATTTCGTAAAGCTTCCCAACTTCCTCAGTGTGGAACCCAG GCCTTTCGACCCTCAGTATTACGAGGATGAATTTGAAGACGAGGAGATGCTGGATGAAGAAGGCAGGACGAGATTAAAACTGAAG GTAGAGAACACGATCCGTTGGCGAACTCGCCGAGATGAGGAAGGTCAGGAGATTCGAGAAAGTAACGCCCGGATCGTCAAGTGGTCTGACGGGAG CATGTCCTTGCATTTGGGGAATGAAGTCTTTGACGTGTATAAAGCCCCCCTGCAGGGAGACCACAACCATCTTTTCATCAGACAAGGAACTGGGCTTCAGGGACAGGCTGTCTTCAAGACCAAACTGACCTTCCG GCCACACTCCACAGACAGCGCCACGCACAGAAAGATGACCCTCTCGTTGGCCGACCGATGTTCGAAGACGCAGAAAATCCGCATTCTGCCCATGGCTGGCCGCGATCCCGAGTCCCAGCGCACAGAAATGATTAAG aaagaggaggagaggctgCGAGCGTCCATCCGTAGGGAATCCCAACAGAGAAGGATGCGCGAGAAACAACACCAGCGGGGCCTGAGCGCCAGTTACTTGGAGCCCGACCGCTacgatgaagaagaagaaggagaagaggccaTCAGCCTGGCCGCCATCAAGAACAGATACAAAGGCGGAATACGag
- the LOC116519190 gene encoding tropomodulin-3-like isoform X1 codes for MALPFRKDLDKYRELDEDEILGKLSEEELKQLETVLDDLDPENALLPAGFRQKDQTLKKPGGAFDREKLLSFLEKQALEQKDVEEVVPYTGEKKGKVFIPKQKPVQSYVEEKVALDPELEEALISATDTELCDLAAILGMNNLISSSQFQDIVGSSNGVANESFTNVVKGEKVIPVFDEPPNPTNMEESLQRVKDNDPSLVEVNLNNIKNIPIPTLKEFAKALEMNTHVMSFSLAATRSNDPVAVAFADMLRANRTLKSLNLESNFITGAGILALIEALRENETLTEIKIDNQRQQLGTPVEMEIAKMLEENVKILKFGYHFMQQGPRTRAANAITKNNDLVRKRRVEGDHP; via the exons ATGGCGCTCCCTTTCCGGAAAGACTTGGACAAATACAGGGAACTCGATGAAGATGAAATTTTGGGCAAGTTgtctgaagaagaactgaagcAACTGGAAACTGTCCTGGATGACCTTGATCCAGAG AACGCCCTGTTGCCAGCGGGATTCCGGCAGAAGGACCAGACTTTGAAAAAACCCGGAGGGGCTTTTGATCGAGAAAAGCTGCTGTCATTTTTGGAgaaacaagctctggagcagaaAGATGTTGAGGAGGTTGTGCCTTATACAGGAGAAAAGAAAG GAAAAGTTTTTATTCCCAAACAGAAACCAGTACAGTCTTACGTGGAAGAAAAAGTGGCACTTGATCCCGAACTGGAGGAGGCGTTGATAAGCGCCACTGACACAGAACTGTGTGATCTTGCAG CCATCCTGGGAATGAACAACTTGATAAGTAGCTCCCAGTTCCAGGATATTGTGGGAAGCAGCAACGGTGTCGCCAATGAAAGTTTCACAA ATGTAGTTAAAGGGGAAAAGGTAATCCCGGTTTTTGATGAACCACCAAACCCCACAAACATGGAAGAGAGTTTGCAGAGGGTTAAAGATAACGATCCAAGCCTTGTTGAAGTAAACCTGAACAACATCAAG AATATCCCTATCCCGACTCTAAAAGAATTTGCCAAAGCCCTGGAGATGAACACCCACGTGATGAGCTTCAGCCTCGCAGCCACTCGGAGCAATGACCCCGTGGCCGTT GCTTTTGCGGACATGCTCCGTGCAAACAGGACACTGAAAAGCCTCAACCTTGAATCCAACTTCATCACCGGCGCAGGCATTCTGGCCTTGATAGAGGCACTGAGAGAGAACGAAACCTTGACAGAGATCAAAATTGATAACCAG AGGCAGCAGCTCGGGACACCCGTAGAAATGGAGATTGCCAAGATGCTTGAAGAAAACGTCAAGATCCTTAAGTTTGGGTATCACTTCATGCAGCAGGGACCCCGTACCAGAGCAGCCAACGCCATCACGAAGAACAACGATTTAG TCCGCAAGAGAAGAGTGGAAGGCGACCACCCCTAA
- the LOC116519190 gene encoding tropomodulin-3-like isoform X2, translating into MALPFRKDLDKYRELDEDEILGKLSEEELKQLETVLDDLDPENALLPAGFRQKDQTLKKPGGAFDREKLLSFLEKQALEQKDVEEVVPYTGEKKGKVFIPKQKPVQSYVEEKVALDPELEEALISATDTELCDLAAILGMNNLISSSQFQDIVGSSNGVANESFTNVVKGEKVIPVFDEPPNPTNMEESLQRVKDNDPSLVEVNLNNIKNIPIPTLKEFAKALEMNTHVMSFSLAATRSNDPVAVAFADMLRANRTLKSLNLESNFITGAGILALIEALRENETLTEIKIDNQRQQLGTPVEMEIAKMLEENVKILKFGYHFMQQGPRTRAANAITKNNDLAWRLGVNISADLLASLQP; encoded by the exons ATGGCGCTCCCTTTCCGGAAAGACTTGGACAAATACAGGGAACTCGATGAAGATGAAATTTTGGGCAAGTTgtctgaagaagaactgaagcAACTGGAAACTGTCCTGGATGACCTTGATCCAGAG AACGCCCTGTTGCCAGCGGGATTCCGGCAGAAGGACCAGACTTTGAAAAAACCCGGAGGGGCTTTTGATCGAGAAAAGCTGCTGTCATTTTTGGAgaaacaagctctggagcagaaAGATGTTGAGGAGGTTGTGCCTTATACAGGAGAAAAGAAAG GAAAAGTTTTTATTCCCAAACAGAAACCAGTACAGTCTTACGTGGAAGAAAAAGTGGCACTTGATCCCGAACTGGAGGAGGCGTTGATAAGCGCCACTGACACAGAACTGTGTGATCTTGCAG CCATCCTGGGAATGAACAACTTGATAAGTAGCTCCCAGTTCCAGGATATTGTGGGAAGCAGCAACGGTGTCGCCAATGAAAGTTTCACAA ATGTAGTTAAAGGGGAAAAGGTAATCCCGGTTTTTGATGAACCACCAAACCCCACAAACATGGAAGAGAGTTTGCAGAGGGTTAAAGATAACGATCCAAGCCTTGTTGAAGTAAACCTGAACAACATCAAG AATATCCCTATCCCGACTCTAAAAGAATTTGCCAAAGCCCTGGAGATGAACACCCACGTGATGAGCTTCAGCCTCGCAGCCACTCGGAGCAATGACCCCGTGGCCGTT GCTTTTGCGGACATGCTCCGTGCAAACAGGACACTGAAAAGCCTCAACCTTGAATCCAACTTCATCACCGGCGCAGGCATTCTGGCCTTGATAGAGGCACTGAGAGAGAACGAAACCTTGACAGAGATCAAAATTGATAACCAG AGGCAGCAGCTCGGGACACCCGTAGAAATGGAGATTGCCAAGATGCTTGAAGAAAACGTCAAGATCCTTAAGTTTGGGTATCACTTCATGCAGCAGGGACCCCGTACCAGAGCAGCCAACGCCATCACGAAGAACAACGATTTAG CCTGGCGTCTGGGAGTTAATATCTCTGCCGATCTCCTTGCGTCACTTCAGCCCTGA